One part of the Muntiacus reevesi chromosome 18, mMunRee1.1, whole genome shotgun sequence genome encodes these proteins:
- the NAA38 gene encoding N-alpha-acetyltransferase 38, NatC auxiliary subunit isoform X2 has protein sequence MISNTDKVEETEVPRNRKVTGTEKKKEDSDGEREEDSPAARARQQLEALLNKTMRIRMTDGRTLVGCFLCTDRDCNVILGSAQEFLKPSDSFSAGEPRVLGLAMVPGHHIVSIEVQRESLAGPPYL, from the exons ATGATCTCCAACACTGATAAAGTGGAAGAAACTGAGGTaccaagaaacagaaaagtaactgggactgaaaaaaagaaagag GACTCAGACGGGGAGCGCGAGGAGGACTCGCCGGCTGCGCGCGCTAGGCAGCAGCTGGAGGCGCTGCTCAACAAGACTATGCGCATTCGTATGACAGATGGACGGACCCTGGTCGGTTGCTTCCTCTGCACTGACCGTGACTGCAACGTTATCCTGGGCTCGGCGCAGGAGTTCCTCAAGCCGTCGG ATTCCTTCTCTGCCGGGGAACCCCGTGTCTTGGGTCTGGCCATGGTACCTGGACACCACATCGTTTCTATTGAGGTGCAAAGAGAGAGCCTGGCGGGGCCTCCCTATCTCTGA
- the CYB5D1 gene encoding cytochrome b5 domain-containing protein 1 encodes MPSRGLVAGPNFEYFQRRYFTPAEVAQHNQPEDLWVSYLGSVYNLTPLAQEYKGDLLLKPIVEVAGQDISHWFDPKTRDIRKHIDPLTGSLRYRTPRGRFLHVPPQLPRSDWANDFGKPWWQGSRYEVGRLSAKTRNIRIINTLTSQEHTLEVGALESMWEILHRYLPYNAHAASYTWKYEGKNLNMDYTLEENGIQDQQEEFDYLNMDSTLYTPAVLLYFNDDLTEL; translated from the exons ATGCCAAGCCGGGGCCTAGTGGCCGGGCCAAACTTTGAGTATTTTCAACGTCGCTATTTCACGCCTGCCGAGGTGGCCCAACATAACCAGCCAGAAGACCTCTGGGTGTCTTACCTGGGAAGCGTGTACAACCTAACCCCGTTGGCACAGGAGTACAAGG GAGACTTGCTGCTGAAACCCATCGTGGAAGTGGCAGGCCAGGATATCAGCCACTGGTTTGATCCGAAAACCAGAGAC ATCCGCAAGCACATAGATCCGCTCACCGGTTCCCTGAGATACCGCACCCCCCGGGGCCGCTTCCTGCACGTGCCGCCTCAGCTACCCCGTTCGGACTGGGCCAATGATTTCGGGAAGCCTTGGTGGCAAGGATCGCGTTATGAGGTGGGACGGCTGTCCGCCAAGACCCGGAATATCCGCATCATTAACACGCTCACGTCGCAAGAGCACACACTGGAG GTGGGGGCCCTGGAATCGATGTGGGAAATCCTACACCGCTATCTCCCCTATAATGCACATGCTGCCAGCTACACGTGGAAATATGAAGGCAAGAACCTGAACATGGATTATACTCTGGAGGAGAATGGGATCCAGGATCAGCAGGAAGAATTTGATTACCTCAATATGGACAGTACACTTTACACACCTGCAGTACTGCTGTACTTCAATGATGACCTCACAGAACTATAG
- the NAA38 gene encoding N-alpha-acetyltransferase 38, NatC auxiliary subunit isoform X1: MAGAGPTMLLREENGCCSRRQSSSSAGDSDGEREEDSPAARARQQLEALLNKTMRIRMTDGRTLVGCFLCTDRDCNVILGSAQEFLKPSDSFSAGEPRVLGLAMVPGHHIVSIEVQRESLAGPPYL, encoded by the exons ATGGCCGGAGCTGGACCAACGATGCTGCTACGAGAGGAAAATGGCTGTTGTAGCCGGCGTCAAAGCAGCTCCAGCGCCGGG GACTCAGACGGGGAGCGCGAGGAGGACTCGCCGGCTGCGCGCGCTAGGCAGCAGCTGGAGGCGCTGCTCAACAAGACTATGCGCATTCGTATGACAGATGGACGGACCCTGGTCGGTTGCTTCCTCTGCACTGACCGTGACTGCAACGTTATCCTGGGCTCGGCGCAGGAGTTCCTCAAGCCGTCGG ATTCCTTCTCTGCCGGGGAACCCCGTGTCTTGGGTCTGGCCATGGTACCTGGACACCACATCGTTTCTATTGAGGTGCAAAGAGAGAGCCTGGCGGGGCCTCCCTATCTCTGA